Within the Sulfurihydrogenibium sp. genome, the region CAGGTGTCATACTTGGTTCAAGCGTTCTTGGAATTGTCTCTCCAAACGAGATTATAAAAGTTTTAGCAGAAATAGGAATTATATTACTTTTATTTAAAGTTGGTCTTGAAGCAGATTTTCATCAGCTGAAAAGAGTTGGAATTTATGCTTTTATTGTTGCTTTTGTTGGAGCTTTTACTCCAATGCTTCTTGGCACACTAATTAGCTACTATATTTTAAATTTTTCCATGGCTACATCTCTTTTTATCGGTGGCACTCTTACAGCTACAAGCATAGGTATTACGGTTAAAGTTTTGGATGACTTAGGAAGATTGAATGAAAGATTTGCTCAAATAGTTCTTGGTGCTGCTGTGCTTGATGATATTTTTGGCGTAATAGTTTTAGCGGTTTTATATGAATATGCCAAAAAAGGAAGTATAGACATAAACGGAGCTGTAGTTTTAATAATTTATATATCTACATTCTTCATATTAGCTCCAATTGTTGCTAAAATTCTTGCAAAGCTAATAAATATTTTTTATGAGAAACTTAAAAGCGAGGAGTTTATTCCTGTCGCTATTATGTCAATGGTTTTTTTCTTTGCTTTTTTATCCCATGAAGTCGGCTCCCCGGAAATCCTTGGAGCCTTTACAGTTGGACTTGCCCTTTCAAGACGGTTTATAATTCCATTTGCACTTTTTTTAAAAGCTGAAGAGAAAGAAAAAATGATTATAAAAATAGAACATTCCACACTGCCAATCGTTTCAATCTTAACACCAATATTTTTTGTATCCATAGGACTAAGTTTAAACTTAAAAGTTATAGATTTTACTTCAATAGATTTTTGGAAAATCTCTACTCTGTTATTGATCGTGGCATTTGTTGGCAAGTTAATTTCAGGATTCTTAATTAAAGGCAATTTAGACGAAAAAATATTAATAGGATTTTCAATGCTTCCAAGAGGTGAAGTTGGATTAATCTTTGCAGAAATAGGTAAGCAATCTAAACTTTTTGATGATATGCTTTATGCAAGTATAATATTTGTAGTTGCAATTACTACATTGATAGCTCCCATCAGTTTAAAGATTCTTGGAAATAAAAGAAAGCAAAAAGAGTTGTTTTAGATCTTCAATAAGTAGAGATAATAATCGCCTGTACAGTGAATAAGTGAGAGATAAAAAAGACGGCGATTCTTTCACTGCTATAGAATACAGATACCACTTTTTGCAAATAATCTTCCTAATTTACTTACTACCTATATTCAAAATCGTTTGCATTAATTCATCCGTAACGGTAATTATTCTTGCAGCAGCTTGGTATGACCTTTGAAGTTTAGTTAAATTAATCAACTCTTCATCCATATTAACACCGGTTAAGCTTTTCATCTTTTCTGTTATAGCATCATATAGAAATTGGTTATTTTTCATCTGTGTTTTTATTCTTGAACTTTCAGAAGAAATAATAGCCACAAGTTGTGAATTGTAATATTCTGAAAATTTACTATTTTTAATGATGTCGTAATTGTTTGAATCGTTAAGACTTGATTTTAAAGCTGTTTCTTCGGTAGGTGTAAGTACGCCGTTAATACTATCTTTCAATGCTAAAAGATTTTTACCGTTTGTATTATCTGAATTTAAATATGCAGTATTTGTTGCCAAAGCAACTTGCTTAGGGTCTTCTATAGCTACAATAATATTAGATGCATCTATTTTAGACAATGAAGAATTTGGGTCAATTCCAAAGAAATTTAAACCAGTGCTACCGTCCAATCCATAGCCCTGACTGTGAACTTTATTAAACACGTTTGCTAAAACAGTTGCAAAGTCATTTAATCTATTCAGCTGTCCATTGATTGCATTTATTCCTTTTAAATTACCACCAACCTCTCCATTTTGTATCTCTTTTGTTATATCGTTTGTGTTATTCCATTTTATAACAGCATTTCCATTAGAATCTGTTTCAAACTGAAGCTGCGTATTTGTCATACCGACTACCAAGCCAAAACCTTTAGCAGTAAATACATTAACAGTGTTATCTTCATTAAACACAACTTTTGTGTCTATTAAATTACTTAATTGAGTTATTAATCTATCCCTTTCGTTTAGATACTCGTTGTTAGATTCAACATCAAGAGTTTTTGTTTTTATAAGATTATTTAACTTTGCTAACTGCTCGGTAATTTGATTGATTTGATTAATTTGGTCCCTTACTTTTAAAACTGTTTGCTGTTTTAAGTCTTCAAGTGCTTTATCACTGCTTCTTATTTTTCCAACTAAAACCTTAGCATTTGCTATAAATTGAGACCTTGCAGCTAAATCATCAGGTTTTATAAGCATATCGTTTATGGAGTTAAAAAATGTATTTAGTGTATCAGAAAATCCACTGCCAAGTGCATCGTTAAACACATCTTCTATATTGTCAAGTATGCCACTATAACTTTTATCAGAATTTACGCTTTGATTTAAAGAAATAGACCTATTAAATAACGATTGGTCAAATGCTCTGATTATTTTATTTAGATATACTCCGCTTTTTGGTAAATCTTGAAAAACCGGCGTTTCTTTATTATACCCCTCTGTAGTTACGTTAGATATATTTTTGTTTGTAGAGTTTATTCCTCTTTGAAATGTTAATAAGCTTTGTCCTGCTATGGATAAACTTGCCAATAGTGACATTGTTAGAACCTCCGGTTTATATTTTTCAAATCCGCTTTTGTAAATATTTTATCTAATTTTCTTGAATATCCGCCTTTCAAACTTTTTATAATATAATAATCGTAAAAATTAAATAAATTTTTAGGAGTTAACTTTGGTTCTTGGGATCGATATTGGTGGGACTTTTATAAAGGTTGTTGGCAAAGATGAGAATGATAACATTTTTAAAGAGAAAATTAGCGTTAATTTTCAGGATAAAAAAACTTTTGTAAATGAAATACTTAAAATAGTAGAAAAACACAGACCCTCAAAAGTTGGTATAGCTATTGCCGGACTTGTTGATAAAAAATCTGGTCAGCTTACAAACTCGCCAAATTTAAAATTTTTAGAAGGCTTGAATTTAAAACAGGAGATAGAAAATCAAAGGAATATCAAAGTGTTTATAGAGAATGATGCAAATCTTGCTGCTTATGGTGAGTATGTTTACGGAAATGGCAAAGATAGTGAAATTCTTGTCTGCTTGACCCTTGGAACCGGTCTTGGTGGTGGTGCTGTAATTGGTGGTAAAATCCTCTCCGGTGTCTCTGGTAGTGCTATGGAGATAGGTCATATTGTTGTTGAAAAAAATGGATTACTATGCCACTGTGGAAGAAATGGTTGTTTAGAAGCTTACGTATCTTCTTACGGACTTGAAAGGATATACTGTATGCTTACAGAAAAAAAGATAACATCTTTTGAGATAGTTAATCTTGCTAAAAACAAAGATGAAAAAGCTTTAAAATCTTTTGAGATGTTTAGTGATTACTTATCAACCGGTATTATGAATATTGCTCATATATTTAATCCTGATAAAATACTGCTGGCTGGCGGTATTATAGAACATTATCCTGATATTTTAGAGATCGTTAGAGAAAAAGCAAAAAATCTTATTTTTCCATTGCCGCTTAGAGATTTAAAAATTGATATGGCAAAGCTTGGAAGTTGGAGTGGTGCTTTTGGTGCGTTAGCTTTTGCAGAAGGTCATTCTTCGTAGTATTCAGCTCCGCCCTCTTCAGTTTCCCAAACAACAACTTTCTGAAGAGTTGGGTATCTTTCTTTTATTTTATCGTATAAGTACTTAGCTACATTTTCAGCACTTGGAGAAAAGTCGTATATATCATTCATACATTTATAGTCTGGCAAAATCTCTTTTAGAAATTCTTTAATCTCTATAAAGTCGTATCCCATACCGCCATTATCAAGTTTATCAGCTCTTATAAAAAGCTCAACCATCCAAGTATGCCCGTGTAATGGTTCTGGTTGTCCGTGATAATCTGTCAAAAAGTGTGCTGCGTTAAATTTCTGTCTTACTCTTACTATGTATGGCATCTTTTACTCCACTAAATTCTCATCTTCTTTAATTTGTTTTTTTATAAACTCTCTGCTTTTATATTCTATATAATCCTGCTTTTCCCAAACATACTTAAATGTAATCACATAGCCAACAAACGCTGCTGTATGAAATGCAAGCTGAACAGGTGATAAAAGACCTTCATCAAAGAAAAAGCTTAAAAGCTCAGATGTTAAAACTGCAAAAAATAAAAAGAGTAAAGTTATTCCATAAGCAAGTGTTATTCTTCTGTTTATTATAAAATCTCTTTCTTCATAAAGTTGTTTTGCTTTTAACCTTTCTTCTAACTCTTTTTGCTCTAAAGTAGGGTCTTTCTCTTTTAATTTTAAGGTAAAGATTACGCTTGAACTGTATAAAGTTACCACTATCACAACCCATACAGCTTTAAAAAAGTCTGCTTTATCTTGGATAATATCATTTTTATAGATAAAATTTATAACAGACAGTCCAAGAATAATTAGAAACATAAATGCAACGGTTTCAACAAACAAAAAAAGCATTTTTTTCTTTATCATAGCCATCCTTTCCTTTTAAAAAAGAAAATTGGAACAGATGCTGACAAAAACATTAGAATTAGGGCATAAAAATATCCATACTGCCAATGTAATTCTGGCATATTTTCAAAGTTCATACCATAAATGCTTGCAATCAACGTAGGTGGAATAAAGATGGTAGCTATAACTGTAAAGATTTTGATTACTTTGTTCTGCTCTATGTTTAACAAACCTAAGAATGTATTTTGTAAATAGCTTAGTCTTTCAAAATTAAACTTTGTATAATCAATAAGAGAGTTTACGTCTTTGATTAAAATTCTTAGCTCTTCTCTAACATCTTCAGGAATTTTATAGCTTTTTAGTAATGAAGATAAAACCCTTTGCTTATCTATAAGGGATTCCCTGATAGTCATGTTTAAATCTTCGTAGTAAGAGATAGATTCAAAAACTGTTTCTGTAACGTCTAAGTTTCCGGAAGAAACGATTTTTCCAAGCTTTGAAATCTCTTTTGATACATTTTCAAGAACATCAGAATCCGATGCAATCTTGATCTCTAAAATAGAAGAGAAAACATGAAATCCTGTTTTATAGATGCTTGGATTGGTAAGTAATCTTCTTACAAATTCTCTGAATGTCTTTAACTCTCTGTATCTTACAGTGATAATGTAATTGTCTTTTATGATAAAAGAGACAGTATCGTTAAATGCATTTTCTTCTTCTCTGATTAAAAAGTATGTATTAATCGTTATACTGTCTTCTTCTTCCCAATATCTTGAGCTTATTTCTATATCTTCTCTTTCTTGAAACGATGGAAATTCAATCTTAAAAGTTTCTACAGACCAATTTATTTCCTCTTGGGTTGGATTGAAGATATCAACCCATAAGATGTTAGACTTATCCTCTATTTTTTCAAGTTCTTTAAGCTGTGTCGACTTTATTATTAAGCCTTCTCTGTAAAATACTCTTATCATGAATAAGATTATACCATAATAGGCTCTATATATATTTCTCCAAAATGTTCTTCCTGGTAAAGATTAATCTTATTGTCATAATTTAAAAAAAGGAGTGCTACAAATGCTTGAGTTTTATCTGGAAAGTTAAATTCTGAAAATTTTATAACTTGCAGAACTTCTTTAAGATAGTCTTCTATAAATTTTATCGCTTCTTCTAGTGAAGCTCTGTGTAGTTGATAATCAAATTTTTTTATTTTTTTAGCTGAATTTCTTTCTCTTTTTTGCGAAGGGCTTCTTTTTGATGGTGAGTAATCTACCGGTGGTTGTGTATACTCTTTTAAAATCATTGCAAGCTCTTCTATTGTATAAAATCTTTTTATTCCAAAAAGACGTTTTCTTGATGTTTTATCTTCGTTCTCTTCTTCATCTTCAATTTTTAAGCTTTCTGCTTTCATCTTCAAAAGTAATGCTGCAACGATTAGGACTTTTGATACAGTTTGAAAATCCGGAATGTACATTTTTTTAACTTCTTCTAAATACTTTTCAGCTAAAACAGTAATATCTATATTCCAAGGGTCTATCTCTCCTTTTAAAACAAGCTTTAAGATTATATCAATCGGATTTTGCTCTTGCATTAATTCTCTCCGTCATGAACTTGTAAAACTCTCCCGGTAATAATATTTCATAACTAACAGCATAGACATTTTTTTGGTTTATTTTTACCAAATCTTTTTCGGTCGTTATATAAGTTTTATTTAGGTCAAACTTAAAGTTTTTATAATCAAAATGGTCTGGAAGGTTTATAAACTCTTCTACTGTAAAATCATACTGTTTTGATAAAGACTTTACTAAATCAAAAAACTGTAGGTTGTTTCCAAGTCCTGAAATAACAGACACTTTTTTTCCTTTCA harbors:
- a CDS encoding cation:proton antiporter translates to MDLHYLFLSLAIILFVGRVFGDIFNKFGLPAVLGEILAGVILGSSVLGIVSPNEIIKVLAEIGIILLLFKVGLEADFHQLKRVGIYAFIVAFVGAFTPMLLGTLISYYILNFSMATSLFIGGTLTATSIGITVKVLDDLGRLNERFAQIVLGAAVLDDIFGVIVLAVLYEYAKKGSIDINGAVVLIIYISTFFILAPIVAKILAKLINIFYEKLKSEEFIPVAIMSMVFFFAFLSHEVGSPEILGAFTVGLALSRRFIIPFALFLKAEEKEKMIIKIEHSTLPIVSILTPIFFVSIGLSLNLKVIDFTSIDFWKISTLLLIVAFVGKLISGFLIKGNLDEKILIGFSMLPRGEVGLIFAEIGKQSKLFDDMLYASIIFVVAITTLIAPISLKILGNKRKQKELF
- the flgK gene encoding flagellar hook-associated protein FlgK; its protein translation is MSLLASLSIAGQSLLTFQRGINSTNKNISNVTTEGYNKETPVFQDLPKSGVYLNKIIRAFDQSLFNRSISLNQSVNSDKSYSGILDNIEDVFNDALGSGFSDTLNTFFNSINDMLIKPDDLAARSQFIANAKVLVGKIRSSDKALEDLKQQTVLKVRDQINQINQITEQLAKLNNLIKTKTLDVESNNEYLNERDRLITQLSNLIDTKVVFNEDNTVNVFTAKGFGLVVGMTNTQLQFETDSNGNAVIKWNNTNDITKEIQNGEVGGNLKGINAINGQLNRLNDFATVLANVFNKVHSQGYGLDGSTGLNFFGIDPNSSLSKIDASNIIVAIEDPKQVALATNTAYLNSDNTNGKNLLALKDSINGVLTPTEETALKSSLNDSNNYDIIKNSKFSEYYNSQLVAIISSESSRIKTQMKNNQFLYDAITEKMKSLTGVNMDEELINLTKLQRSYQAAARIITVTDELMQTILNIGSK
- a CDS encoding ROK family protein, with the protein product MVLGIDIGGTFIKVVGKDENDNIFKEKISVNFQDKKTFVNEILKIVEKHRPSKVGIAIAGLVDKKSGQLTNSPNLKFLEGLNLKQEIENQRNIKVFIENDANLAAYGEYVYGNGKDSEILVCLTLGTGLGGGAVIGGKILSGVSGSAMEIGHIVVEKNGLLCHCGRNGCLEAYVSSYGLERIYCMLTEKKITSFEIVNLAKNKDEKALKSFEMFSDYLSTGIMNIAHIFNPDKILLAGGIIEHYPDILEIVREKAKNLIFPLPLRDLKIDMAKLGSWSGAFGALAFAEGHSS
- a CDS encoding 6-carboxytetrahydropterin synthase; this encodes MPYIVRVRQKFNAAHFLTDYHGQPEPLHGHTWMVELFIRADKLDNGGMGYDFIEIKEFLKEILPDYKCMNDIYDFSPSAENVAKYLYDKIKERYPTLQKVVVWETEEGGAEYYEE
- the corA gene encoding magnesium/cobalt transporter CorA; the protein is MIRVFYREGLIIKSTQLKELEKIEDKSNILWVDIFNPTQEEINWSVETFKIEFPSFQEREDIEISSRYWEEEDSITINTYFLIREEENAFNDTVSFIIKDNYIITVRYRELKTFREFVRRLLTNPSIYKTGFHVFSSILEIKIASDSDVLENVSKEISKLGKIVSSGNLDVTETVFESISYYEDLNMTIRESLIDKQRVLSSLLKSYKIPEDVREELRILIKDVNSLIDYTKFNFERLSYLQNTFLGLLNIEQNKVIKIFTVIATIFIPPTLIASIYGMNFENMPELHWQYGYFYALILMFLSASVPIFFFKRKGWL
- a CDS encoding segregation/condensation protein A, which gives rise to MQEQNPIDIILKLVLKGEIDPWNIDITVLAEKYLEEVKKMYIPDFQTVSKVLIVAALLLKMKAESLKIEDEEENEDKTSRKRLFGIKRFYTIEELAMILKEYTQPPVDYSPSKRSPSQKRERNSAKKIKKFDYQLHRASLEEAIKFIEDYLKEVLQVIKFSEFNFPDKTQAFVALLFLNYDNKINLYQEEHFGEIYIEPIMV